Genomic window (Musa acuminata AAA Group cultivar baxijiao chromosome BXJ1-9, Cavendish_Baxijiao_AAA, whole genome shotgun sequence):
GGGGAGGATTATAGTTGGTGATATTAAATCTGTATAATCaagatgttttatgttaatggttaAGCATTGTCAACATCATTAACAAAAATTTACGTTCACGATTGTATTAAAGTTATTCATCTATATTTTaagttattaaaatttattttaacgtgtcatattagtattttaataataattattattattatatgtgaTGGTGGGAGTTTGTTATCCTTGAGTCTTTATTGGCAACCACCGACGGGTTGTCATTTGGATCATTGCGTCATCCAACCCCACCTCAATAATGCAGTGTGATGATTGATAGAGCAATAGACAAGTGGAACTCTCCATCAAAATTAAATGATGTATGGACATTTTTGAATATCTTTGGATCGAATTCTATAATAAAGATCACGCCCTAAACTAATTTAATTGTTATAATCGAACAAGAACAGAACGTGATGTAAATTAGCTTAAAATAACATAAAGTTACTTGAACCTCTCAAGGGTGGGGTGTTAATTTGTGACTTGATAAATAAAGAACAATTATAAGCGAGCTGACAAGCCTAAATATCACACCAATGCTCTTAGTGGGGCCTATGATGGCAGCAATATTATTGAGGCTGCACTATGTGATGATTCCAGATTCATATCTATCCACAATATATCGGTCACCTTTaaatcaaaaataataataataattcatattATATAATCTTAACTCCGGTTCGGTTTTCTGGGTATTTGGAATTCGAGCAAACCGAACCCGGTTGGATCCGATTTCATGTTGTCCCATATTACTCTTTTATAAATGCAAAGCAATATAAGACTGGGATATAATTAGAACATGATCCAGGTTGATTGGCGGATTAAGCATTTCGATAATCCTCATGTATTAATTATCTTTCATAAACATCTCACAAGTACAACTAAAATAATATAAGTCATCGAGCTCATATTCAGCTACTTTTGCGTCAATAAATTAGTATATCCTCAGTAACTTAATTCGTCAGCGAGATTAGCAGAAGACGACGTGAAAAATTCCGCTACTGAGTTGGCCGCACGACGGGCACGCCGGGGCGACGCCTGCGGCGGCGCAGTCGGCGCAGAGGCAGAGGTGACCACAGGGCAGCACCGCCACGGTGGTGCTCCGCCACAGGCACAAGCGGCACGAACCGTGGGATCCCGTGCAGGACGGGACGTTAGACGACTGGGCGTCGTCGACCATGGCGAGGCCGCCGCCAtctccggcgctctcgcccgttcgCTCCGGCGGGGTCGCCGTCTCCCGCTCCAGCTGGGAGCGGAGGATGTTGGCGTTGTGTTGGGCCTCCAGGGCTTTGGCCTGCCACGCTATGGACTCCACCTTCACGTGCGCGAGCTGCTCCCGGAGCTGCGCGCACCGTCGCAGTGCCTGCTCTGCCTCCGCTTCCTTTTCCCGAATCCTTCGAGTCGCCTCCACCTCCGCCGCGCACAGGAGAATCTGGCAGTGCCTTCGCCACTTCTCCAACAGCGTCCGACGAAATTGATCTGCCTGCGCAAAAGATCCAACTAAGCCCATCACTGCTCCTTGTTCTGCGAACAGAAAGTTACACATaacacggagagagagagagagagagagagagagagagagagaacctgagCGCGGAGAAATCCTTGGACCTCTCCTTCGTATTTCTTAACGATAGCTGCGATTTCTTCGAAGTCTTGGGATGACGATGGAGGAAGGGGGCTGAAGTGGTTGAAGACCTGGTGCTGGTTTTGCTCTCCGAAGAGTTTGAAGCCGGTGGAGAGGGAAGGGGGCCTCGGCGGAAGCTGGAGAGGACAGCTCATCATCATCGGCGCTGATGAGTAGCCGTATCCTGGGTTGTTGCTAGTTGCAGTAGCGTTAACCTGCGCTGCTGCTGCGgtggtcgctgccgctgccggcTCCTTCCTCATCCGCTTGCGTGGTGTCTGGCTCGCTGCAGCCACAGCCGCCACCGTCGTCTCACCGATCAGAACCCGAGGTTTCAAGAGACGTATATCCAAAGCAGCAGAGTTGGACTTACCGGTTTGATTCCTGACCAACACTGGCGGCGGCACCGGAGGAGGGTCGACGCTCCGCTGTTGCTGCCCTCTGCATGCGATTCTCAGTTCACAAACGCATCAAAAGATGAAAACTTTGACACGAAACACACGAAATTTCGTTCATCGAAAGGCCAACATTTCGAGAAGAAACCTGTAAAAATTACgacaaaaagggggaaaaaaaatcaaatttttagCGCAGAAACAGTAGAAAGATGGATCACATGTTCTGATTCCGAACAACGGATGGCCGCTTCGCTCGAACTGTCATTGCCGATACACTAAACGACACAGACACGAGAGATGCAATCTAATTGCTGTCTCTTCGCATGAACTCACAACACGTACTCGTGGGGGTTTACGCGCATAAATTGACGCGTCCAAGTGCCAGTTTCGTCAACCAAATCAATACTTTCCAACACCGTGGTTAAAGATACAGTCTTGATGGTTTACTATAAGGCATAAATTAGTAGGGGAAAAGATATGGATGTATGCTTCACTTATAAATACGTGGAAATTGGTTACTTACTATCCTTTTTCTTCTTACTGTTTTTCCCAGGTTTCCTTTTCTAATTTTCCAAAACCTGGATTCATACGGCAAGTATACATTTTTTTCTCCTTTACCAAATTATCCTTGCTATGTTAtccaaattaattaaaatataaaatcatcatcacGTTGTGATTAAAGTGGATAGTATTGCATCAATGTTTGCAAAATTAAGGTTATTTGATGGTGCCAGCGGTCTTTTTATTTGTCAAAAAACACTTGCTGATTACTGAATCTTGTCTGCCTAATCGCATTGGACAGATAGTTTTATTGAATAATGTCAAAATAAGGACCTTAAATTTGCTTATAATAATGCCAGTTGGATCAAAATAAAAAACAATTAGATTATTGGACATCTGCATTTTCCCATATGAATTACCTTTATTTGCAACTACCACTTTACTATTTATGAATTGTCATCTGTGGTAGATTAGATACGACAACTACTACTTTTACATTCAAATGGAGCCTTTATTGGTTGAATTATTTTTCATGGTAATGGAGTAATTGCAACCATTTTTCTTCAAACATTGTGGTCATACTCGACAAACAAGAAAAGAACAATCGTTCCAAGAAAGGCTCCTCCACGCAGTTTGTCAGGAAACAGATCTGCTGTTTGCAAATATATAtgtcaaaaaaatta
Coding sequences:
- the LOC103998577 gene encoding E3 ubiquitin-protein ligase BOI-like; the protein is MTVRAKRPSVVRNQNIGQQQRSVDPPPVPPPVLVRNQTASQTPRKRMRKEPAAAATTAAAAQVNATATSNNPGYGYSSAPMMMSCPLQLPPRPPSLSTGFKLFGEQNQHQVFNHFSPLPPSSSQDFEEIAAIVKKYEGEVQGFLRAQADQFRRTLLEKWRRHCQILLCAAEVEATRRIREKEAEAEQALRRCAQLREQLAHVKVESIAWQAKALEAQHNANILRSQLERETATPPERTGESAGDGGGLAMVDDAQSSNVPSCTGSHGSCRLCLWRSTTVAVLPCGHLCLCADCAAAGVAPACPSCGQLSSGIFHVVFC